One segment of Eschrichtius robustus isolate mEscRob2 chromosome 3, mEscRob2.pri, whole genome shotgun sequence DNA contains the following:
- the LOC137761924 gene encoding group IIE secretory phospholipase A2 isoform X2 → MKLPPLQTLLCLMVALTVGNLVQFGVMIERMKGKPALQYNDYGCYCGVGGSHRPVDQTDWCCHAHDCCYGSLEKLGCEPKLERYLFSASRHSIFCAGRTTCQQQTCECDKRAALCFRDNLGTYNRTYAHYPNKLCTGPTPPC, encoded by the exons atGAAGCTTCCCCCTCTTCAGACCTTACTTTGCCTCATGG TGGCCCTCACTGTCGGGAACCTGGTCCAGTTCGGGGTGATGATTGAGAGAATGAAGGGGAAGCCTGCACTGCAGTACAATGACTATGGCTGCTACTGTGGTGTCGGCGGCTCCCACCGGCCAGTGGACCAGACAGACTG GTGCTGCCACGCCCATGACTGCTGCTACGGGAGTCTGGAAAAGCTGGGCTGTgaacccaaattggaaaggtATCTTTTCTCTGCCAGCAGACACAGCATCTTCTGTG CCGGCAGAACCACCTGCCAACAACAGACCTGCGAGTGTGACAAGAGGGCTGCTCTCTGCTTTCGCGACAACCTGGGCACCTACAACCGCACATATGCCCATTACCCCAACAAGCTGTGCACCGGACCTACCCCACCCTGCTAA
- the LOC137761924 gene encoding group IIE secretory phospholipase A2 isoform X1: MKLPPLQTLLCLMAVALTVGNLVQFGVMIERMKGKPALQYNDYGCYCGVGGSHRPVDQTDWCCHAHDCCYGSLEKLGCEPKLERYLFSASRHSIFCAGRTTCQQQTCECDKRAALCFRDNLGTYNRTYAHYPNKLCTGPTPPC; this comes from the exons atGAAGCTTCCCCCTCTTCAGACCTTACTTTGCCTCATGG caGTGGCCCTCACTGTCGGGAACCTGGTCCAGTTCGGGGTGATGATTGAGAGAATGAAGGGGAAGCCTGCACTGCAGTACAATGACTATGGCTGCTACTGTGGTGTCGGCGGCTCCCACCGGCCAGTGGACCAGACAGACTG GTGCTGCCACGCCCATGACTGCTGCTACGGGAGTCTGGAAAAGCTGGGCTGTgaacccaaattggaaaggtATCTTTTCTCTGCCAGCAGACACAGCATCTTCTGTG CCGGCAGAACCACCTGCCAACAACAGACCTGCGAGTGTGACAAGAGGGCTGCTCTCTGCTTTCGCGACAACCTGGGCACCTACAACCGCACATATGCCCATTACCCCAACAAGCTGTGCACCGGACCTACCCCACCCTGCTAA
- the LOC137761924 gene encoding group IIE secretory phospholipase A2 isoform X3 gives MIERMKGKPALQYNDYGCYCGVGGSHRPVDQTDWCCHAHDCCYGSLEKLGCEPKLERYLFSASRHSIFCAGRTTCQQQTCECDKRAALCFRDNLGTYNRTYAHYPNKLCTGPTPPC, from the exons ATGATTGAGAGAATGAAGGGGAAGCCTGCACTGCAGTACAATGACTATGGCTGCTACTGTGGTGTCGGCGGCTCCCACCGGCCAGTGGACCAGACAGACTG GTGCTGCCACGCCCATGACTGCTGCTACGGGAGTCTGGAAAAGCTGGGCTGTgaacccaaattggaaaggtATCTTTTCTCTGCCAGCAGACACAGCATCTTCTGTG CCGGCAGAACCACCTGCCAACAACAGACCTGCGAGTGTGACAAGAGGGCTGCTCTCTGCTTTCGCGACAACCTGGGCACCTACAACCGCACATATGCCCATTACCCCAACAAGCTGTGCACCGGACCTACCCCACCCTGCTAA